Below is a window of Candidatus Binatia bacterium DNA.
ACGGAATCTTTCCCACCGCGGCGAGGCCGGCGGCCACGCACATCATGTTCTGCTCGGCGATGCCGACCTGGATGAAGCGATCGGGGAACTTCTCCGCGAAGAAGTTCACGTTCGTCGAGCCGGTCAGATCGCCGACCAGCACGACGATGCGCGGATCCTTCTCTCCGAGGTCGACCAGGCCGTGGCCGAACCCCTCGCGGGTGCGCTTCATCTCGGGCTTGGCCAGGGTCGGCGGCTCGGCGGGACGCGGGGCGGCCGGAGCGGTTCCGCTGCTCATCGGACACCTCCCGCCATCGCGGCCGGAACCGGCGCCGCGGGGATCGCGGGCGGCGCCACCTGCGCCGCGCCATGGGATTCGAGGCGCTTCGTCCAGGCCTCCAGGGTGGTGCCCAGCTCGGCCAGCGCCTTCTCCGCCTGCTCCACGCTGGGCGGCACGCCGTGCCAGCGGTAGTCGTCTTCCATGTACGAGACGCCCTTCCCCATGACGGTCTTCGCGAGGATCACCGAGGGTTGGCCCTTCGCCGCGCGCGCGGCGTCGAACGCGTCGACGATGGAGGGGATGTCGTGGCCGTCGCAGACGATCACGTTCCAGTTGAACGCGCGCCACTTGTCCGCGAGTGGTGCTACCCCCATCACGTCCTGCACGTCGCCGTCGATCTGCTTCCGGTTGTAGTCGATCACGCCGCAGAGGTTGTCCAGCTTGTAGTGCGCGGCGAACATCGCCGCTTCCCAGATCTGCCCCTCCTGCTGCTCGCCGTCGCCCATGACGCAGTAGACGCGCCGCGGGTTCTTGTCCATGCGCGAGCCGAGCGCCATGCCGCAGCACACCGACAGCCCCTGGCCCAGCGATCCGGACGAGACCTCCACGCCGGGCGTGTCGTGCTTGCTCGGATGCCCCTGCAGATGACCCTCGAACCGGCGGAACTGGAGGAGGTCGCGAAGCGGGAAGTAGCCGCGCTCCCCCATCAGCGCGTAGATGCAGGGCGTGATGTGGCCGATCGAGAAGTGCCAGAGATCGCGGCCCGGATCGTCGAGCCGGGCGGGATCGAGATTCATCTCCCGGAAGAAGAGCACGCTCCCGAAGTCGGCGGAGGAGAGCGGGCCGCCGCTGTGGCCGGACTGGGAGCGCGCGAGGAGCGTGATGATGTCGCGGCGCACGAAGAGCGCGCGCTCGCGGAGCTGGTTCGGGTCGAATTCCAAACGGGGCATGGATTTGTCTCCCGGAAGTCGGACGAGCTGCCGATCCGACGCTACCGGGGCCGCCCCGGCCCCGCAAGGGAAATCCCGAGGCGTATACCACGGAAGCATTCGAGGCCGGGAGCGCTTCCGGGCCCCGCGGGGAGCCGCTCCGGCGACCCGTCAGGCGTTCACGTAGCGGGCGTCGTAGGGCTGGGGGATCCGGCCGCCCCGGACGGCGGCGGCGATCTCGGCGATCCCCTCCCCGACGCGACGCTCGGCGCGGAAGCCCCAGAGGCGCTCGATCTTGTCGAACGAGACGCGGTAGGTGCGGGGGTCCTTGGCGGCGGGCTGGATCGTGGCGCGGGCTCCGGGAACGTTCTCCTCGATCGAATCTTTGAGTTCCTTGAGCTGGTAGTTCTCGAGATTGTCCCCCACGTTCACGATCGGCGAGCCCTCCGGCGGCGGCTCGAACGCCGCCAGCCGGAGCGCGCGCGCGATGTCGGCGACGTGCACGAAGGGGCGCCACTGCTCGCCGCCGAAGATGGTGACGGCGCCCTTCAGCACGGCGTCGCGCGCGAGCAGGTTCACGACAAGGTCGAAGCGCATGCGCGGCGACAGGCCATAGACGGTCCCGAAGCGCAGCAGCACCGGCTGCAGCGTTCCCTCCGACGCCAGCTCGAGCAGTCCCTGCTCGGCATGCCACCGCGTCTCGGCGTAGAGGGAGAGCGGCTTCACCGGGGACTCCTCGGTGAGGGTCTCCTCGCGCCCCTCGCCGTAGACGCTGCAGGTGGAGGCGAAGACGAAGCGGCGGATGCCGCGCGCGGCGGCGGACCGCGCGAAAGCCACCGTCGCGGTCCAGTTGGTCTGCACGGCTCGCTCCTCGTCCTGCGCGCACGCCTTGTCCCCGACGATCGCCGCGAGGTGGATCACCGTCTCCACCCCTTCGAGCGCCTCGGCGTGCGCCCGCGGATCGCGAAGGTCGCGGTGAAGCACGGTGAGCGATCC
It encodes the following:
- a CDS encoding transketolase; its protein translation is MPRLEFDPNQLRERALFVRRDIITLLARSQSGHSGGPLSSADFGSVLFFREMNLDPARLDDPGRDLWHFSIGHITPCIYALMGERGYFPLRDLLQFRRFEGHLQGHPSKHDTPGVEVSSGSLGQGLSVCCGMALGSRMDKNPRRVYCVMGDGEQQEGQIWEAAMFAAHYKLDNLCGVIDYNRKQIDGDVQDVMGVAPLADKWRAFNWNVIVCDGHDIPSIVDAFDAARAAKGQPSVILAKTVMGKGVSYMEDDYRWHGVPPSVEQAEKALAELGTTLEAWTKRLESHGAAQVAPPAIPAAPVPAAMAGGVR
- a CDS encoding SDR family oxidoreductase; the protein is MSRPPILVTGGAGYIGSVLVRRLLEDGARVRVLDRFLFGGQGLDGLASDGSLTVLHRDLRDPRAHAEALEGVETVIHLAAIVGDKACAQDEERAVQTNWTATVAFARSAAARGIRRFVFASTCSVYGEGREETLTEESPVKPLSLYAETRWHAEQGLLELASEGTLQPVLLRFGTVYGLSPRMRFDLVVNLLARDAVLKGAVTIFGGEQWRPFVHVADIARALRLAAFEPPPEGSPIVNVGDNLENYQLKELKDSIEENVPGARATIQPAAKDPRTYRVSFDKIERLWGFRAERRVGEGIAEIAAAVRGGRIPQPYDARYVNA